From the genome of Fusarium oxysporum f. sp. lycopersici 4287 chromosome 3, whole genome shotgun sequence, one region includes:
- a CDS encoding hypothetical protein (At least one base has a quality score < 10) has protein sequence MDRTSLTSIEKQTLKEHADRMMDQWVALRENLKILALSLYPDYNAKEARELLARDEISMLRIFFEKDDGPDPESVDHAQAGHIIALAYGLFEASGGQKSAFWDQFNNEYSSFKNQSICGFMVDATGMKSLEGAHAEQLYHAILKSKLLSRNVTFSFTMFSESVQNCQNVINPDWHQRAFKRSSCGKEP, from the exons ATGGATCGCACGAGCTTAACGTCGATTGAGAAACAAACACTAAAAGAACACGCCGACAGGATGATGGATCAATGGGTCGCGCTCAGGGAAAATTTGAAG ATCTTGGCACTAAGTCTATATCCTGATTACAATGCGAAAGAAGCCAGAGAGCTATTGGCACGAGATGAGATATCCATGCTGCGAATATTCTTTGAGAAAGATGACGGGCCGGATCCGGAATCGGTCGATCACGCGCAAGCTGGCCACATAATAGCACTTGCGTATGGCTTATTTGAAGCGTCGGGAGGCCAAAAAAGTGCTTTTTGGGATCAGTTCAACAACGAGTACTCATCTTTTAAGAATCAGAGCATATGTGGTTTCATGGTTGACGCTACGGGTATGAAATCCCTTGAAGGGGCCCATGCTGAACAGCTTTACCATGCGATATTGAAATCCAAGCTACTTTCGCGAAATGTAACCTTCAGCTTTACTATGTTTTCAGAAAGTGTTCAGAATTGCCAGAATGTTATCAACCCAGACTGGCATCAGAGAGCTTTCAAGCGATCGAGCTGCGGGAAAGAGCCATGA
- a CDS encoding hypothetical protein (At least one base has a quality score < 10) gives MVVSLSFSIIVVCTCLSKLIHLYTYVGTVPHVALILFLPSVLVPDIVVICLSRLFLSRKRTTITYISRLLGCTFSLILLVATAFHATFYYETGTEVTWTNAQRYVRDKDGIRLLLSGSNSAIVCVVLILGVSWFSQTRLYQYAGRFLSMLTAPLFRALKALQIWNMCKRRRGCHSVEDAYDYQSFINSQTGNSHGKVYLDLPPQANTGSSRRYPKILALTIFLYLALTASLRPSSPYSQMSASLPITMLQMIGSHSDSQANRYTLNRNPWPFPQLIHTTNWEKPKGYFKGWAPGDNSILAQLYRDRLPTWLPETPPAGFCKWLPSNHSNQGDREVADSGGAGRVCHETKVDGMFYNPVNDPLRVTNQDEAILDILSDSFRNGTVKIKHIALIMLESTREELFPLQQGSDIHNIILESYKGQKDGDGVNALLSQLTPVAEKITGKSGCWKKTNGSDLAKVPIPEWNDTTLNGYGGINVIGGFTAASLSFKSLAATHCGVWPMPVDSFQESEAQSYQPCISQILHLFNQNKGAKTASNDFLEQKWLTAFFQSITDKYDRQDIFNNEMGFEEIVAKDVLEQRAKAQSGLEEINYFGYPETTLKTHVRELIEKVQREKKRMFFSHFTSTTHHPWGLPRDSKKIEYVNTQGKMGWHRDFNSYLNTVRFQDAWLGELLQLFELHGIANETLVVLVGDHGQAFKEDITTRTGTYKNGYVSNFRVPITFRHPHIPRVQYEANATSISILPTILDLLINTSSLNRKDMTIASDLLHDYEGQSLIRPYKSSRNGRRAWNFGVINSGASMLSVTSADAPWRLVIPLDRASQWRFTDLKNDPLELEPLERWSVAQLVGDARNIYGEEASQWVVQADAVAQWWASERKRLWGYKTTK, from the exons ATGGTTGTCTCACTcagcttctccatcatcgTTGTCTGCACGTGCCTGTCCAAACTGATTCACCTATATACATATGTTGGAACTGTGCCGCACGTTGCCCTCATACTTTTCCTGCCATCGGTTCTAGTTCCCGACATAGTGGTTATATGTCTGTCACGACTATTCCTGTCCCGGAAAAGGACCACCATCACCTACATAAGCCGTTTGTTAGGCTGCACTTTCTC ACTCATCCTGCTCGTCGCAACAGCTTTCCATGCAACATTCTATTACGAGACTGGCACCGAGGTTACGTGGACAAATGCACAGAGATATGTTCGCGATAAGGATGGCATCAGACTTTTGCTCAGTGGATCCAATTCCGCTATCGTCTGTGTAGTTCTCATTTTAGGTGTATCGTGGTTTTCCCAGACGCGTCTGTACCAGTACGCTGGCAGGTTTCTGAGCATGCTTACGGCACCATTGTTTCGAG CTCTGAAAGCACTGCAGATCTGGAACATGTGCAAACGCCGTCGTGGCTGTCACAGCGTCGAGGACGCGTATGACTATCAGAGCTTCATCAATTCCCAAACCGGTAACAGCCATGGAAAAGTCTATCTTGACCTACCGCCCCAAGCCAATACCGGGAGTTCGCGCAGATACCCCAAGATTCTGGCCCTGACCATATTCCTCTACTTAGCCTTGACGGCCAGTCTCCGCCCATCCTCACCATATTCTCAAATGTCGGCGAGCCTACCCATCACGATGCTGCAGATGATCGGCTCGCACAGTGACAGCCAGGCCAATCGCTATACTTTAAACAGGAATCCCTGGCCCTTTCCGCAACTCATCCATACGACAAACTGGGAAAAGCCCAAAGGGTACTTCAAAGGATGGGCACCAGGTGATAACAGCATTCTGGCCCAGTTGTATCGAGACCGTCTACCGACTTGGTTACCGGAGACACCTCCTGCTGGATTTTGCAAATGGCTACCGTCAAATCACTCGAACCAAGGGGATAGAGAGGTGGCGGATAGTGGTGGCGCTGGTCGTGTCTGCCACGAAACAAAGGTCGATGGTATGTTCTACAATCCAGTGAACGACCCACTTCGGGTCACCAATCAGGATGAAGCAATTTTGGACATCCTTAGTGATTCATTTAGGAATGGGAcagtcaagatcaagcacaTTGCTCTGATCATGCTGGAAAGCACTAGAGAGGAGCTCTTTCCCCTACAACAGGGGTCGGACATTCACAACATCATCCTGGAGTCTTATAAGGGACAAAAAGACGGAGATGGTGTCAATGCGCTTTTATCCCAACTAACTCCAGTGGCGGAGAAGATCACTGGAAAATCTGGCTGCTGGAAGAAAACAAATGGTTCGGATCTCGCCAAAGTACCAATACCAGAGTGGAATGACACAACGCTGAATGGTTACGGTGGCATCAACGTCATAGGTGGTTTCACTGCCGCTTCTCTTTCGTTCAAGAGCTTGGCTGCGACTCACTGTGGAGTCTGGCCTATGCCTGTCGACAGCTTTCAAGAATCTGAAGCGCAGAGTTACCAACCTTGCATCTCACAAATCCTACATCTCTTCAATCAGAATAAGGGGGCTAAGACGGCTTCGAACGACTTCCTGGAGCAGAAATGGCTCACAGCCTTCTTTCAATCTATAACAGACAAGTATGATCGCCAGGACATATTCAACAATGAGATGGGTTTCGAAGAGATCGTAGCTAAGGATGTCTTGGAACAAAGAGCTAAGGCACAGTCCGGTTTGGAAGAAATCAACTATTTTGGATACCCTGAAACAACTTTAAAGACACACGTACGAGAGCTCATCGAGAAAGTGCAAcgggagaagaagagaatgttCTTTTCCCATTTCACTAGCACAACCCATCACCCTTGGGGGCTACCCCGTGATTCCAAAAAGATCGAGTATGTGAATACACAAGGAAAGATGGGATGGCATAGGGACTTCAACAGCTACTTGAATACTGTGAGGTTCCAGGATGCATGGCTCGGTGAGCTTCTGCAGTTATTCGAACTACACGGCATTGCCAACGAGACTCTTGTGGTCCTTGTCGGAGACCATGGGCAGGCATTCAAAGAGGATATCACCACCAGGACCGGAACCTACAAGAATGGCTATGTCAGCAACTTTCGTGTGCCCATCACGTTCAGGCATCCTCATATCCCTCGCGTGCAGTACGAAGCGAATGCAACTTCAATCTCCATTCTTCCCACGATCTTGGACTTGCTCATTAACACCAGCTCGCTTAACCGTAAGGACATGACCATAGCATCTGATCTCCTTCACGATTATGAAGGACAATCGCTCATCCGGCCATATAAGAGCTCTCGGAACGGCCGTCGTGCATGGAACTTTGGCGTCATCAACAGCGGGGCGAGTATGCTCTCAGTGACGTCCGCAGATGCGCCCTGGAGGCTTGTCATACCTCTTGACCGTGCATCTCAGTGGAGATTCACCGACTTGAAGAACGACCCGCTCGAGCTTGAGCCTCTTGAGAGATGGTCAGTGGCACAGTTAGTTGGTGATGCGAGAAACATCTATGGCGAGGAAGCGTCGCAATGGGTTGTACAAGCTGATGCTGTGGCTCAGTGGTGGGCTTCAGAACGTAAAAGGCTCTGGGGATACAAGACTACGAAATAG